In Syngnathus acus chromosome 5, fSynAcu1.2, whole genome shotgun sequence, a genomic segment contains:
- the LOC119123589 gene encoding blue-sensitive opsin-like, producing the protein MRRKSPMELPDDFWIPVPLDTDNITLFSPFLVPQDHLGSKAIFYSMSAFMFLIFAIGTAVNIATIACTAKYKTLRSHLNYILVNLAVANVLVACVGSFTCFYCFAFRYMILGPLACKIEGFTATLGGMVSLWSLAVVAFERWLVVCKPLGNIAFRSIHAIACCVATWVFALIAAVPPLFGWSRYIPEGMQCSCGPDWYTTDNKFNNESYVMFLFCFCFAVPFVTIVFCYSQLLFVLKSAAKLQSESVSTQKAEKEVTKMVVIMVLGFLVCWMPYASFAVWVTNNRGQPFDLRLATIPSCLSKASTVYNPFIYIFLNKQFQSCMKGMLGMSRGDDDESSTSQSTTEVSKVGPA; encoded by the exons ATGAGAAGGAAATCTCCCATGGAGCTCCCAGATGACTTCTGGATCCCTGTTCCTTTGGACACCGACAACATTACTTTGTTCAGCCCATTCCTGGTTCCCCAAGATCACCTAGGGAGCAAGGCGATTTTTTATTCCATGTCAGCATTTATGTTCTTGATATTTGCCATTGGCACAGCCGTCAATATCGCCACTATTGCATGCACCGCTAAATATAAGACGCTACGATCTCACCTGAACTACATCCTGGTAAATTTGGCTGTGGCGAACGTCCTTGTCGCCTGTGTGGGCTCCTTCACTTGCTTTTACTGCTTTGCCTTCCGATATATGATTTTGGGACCACTTGCCTGCAAGATTGAAGGATTTACTGCAACTCTTGGGG GTATGGTAAGCCTTTGGTCTCTGGCAGTGGTAGCTTTCGAAAGGTGGCTGGTTGTGTGCAAACCTCTGGGAAACATTGCCTTCCGATCTATTCACGCTATTGCTTGCTGTGTAGCAACTTGGGTTTTTGCTTTGATTGCCGCAGTTCCTCCGCTGTTCGGGTGGAGCCG GTATATCCCTGAAGGAATGCAGTGCTCTTGCGGTCCGGATTGGTACACCACGGACAACAAGTTTAACAATGAGTCCTATGTGATGTTCCTCTTCTGCTTCTGCTTTGCAGTACCGTTCGTCACAATTGTTTTCTGCTACTCACAGCTACTTTTTGTGCTGAAATCT GCCGCAAAACTCCAGAGTGAGTCGGTTTCCACTCAGAAGGCAGAGAAGGAGGTGACCAAGATGGTTGTCATCATGGTACTGGGCTTCTTAGTGTGCTGGATGCCGTATGCCTCATTTGCCGTTTGGGTCACCAACAACCGTGGGCAACCTTTCGACCTGAGGCTGGCCACCATACCTTCCTGTCTTTCCAAAGCCTCAACCGTCTACAACCCTTTTATCTACATCTTTCTCAACAAACAG TTTCAATCTTGCATGAAGGGGATGTTGGGGATGAGTAGAGGAGATGACGATGAATCTTCAACAAGTCAGTCAACCACTGAAGTCTCTAAAGTTGGACCTGCTTAA
- the opn1sw2 gene encoding opsin-1, short-wave-sensitive 2 — protein MRGLRNNELPEDFYIPIPLDTNNITSLSPFLVPQDHLGSALTFYGMAVFMFFLFVTGTFINVLTIACTIQYKKLRSHLNYILVNLAVANLIVSCVGSSTAFCSFSSRYFILGALMCKIEGFMVTLGGMVSLWSLAVIAFERWLVICKPLGNFVFKPDHAIACCVFTWVFAVIASAPPLFGWSRYIPEGLQCSCGPDWYTANNKYNNESYVMFLFGFCFAVPLATIIFCYGQLLITMKMAAKAQAESASTQKAEKEVTRMVVIMVFGFLVCWLPYASFSLWVVFNRGQVFDLRMATIPSCFSKSSAVYNPIIYVVFNKQFRSCMLQMMGMSSGDDDSSSSTTSSVTEVSKVAPA, from the exons atgCGGGGACTTCGGAACAACGAGCTGCCAGAAGACTTCTACATACCTATCCCTCTGGACACCAACAACATCACATCGCTGAGTCCGTTCCTGGTTCCTCAGGACCATCTGGGGAGTGCCCTCACTTTTTACGGCATGGCTGTTTTcatgttctttctttttgtgacGGGAACGTTCATCAATGTCCTCACCATTGCTTGCACCATCCAGTACAAGAAGCTCAGGTCCCATCTGAATTACATTCTGGTAAACTTGGCAGTAGCGAATCTTATTGTGTCATGTGTGGGCTCTTCCACGGCGTTCTGCAGTTTTTCATCAAGATATTTCATCCTTGGAGCATTGATGTGCAAGATTGAAGGTTTCATGGTGACACTTGGGG GTATGGTAAGCCTGTGGTCTCTTGCTGTGATTGCCTTCGAACGATGGCTGGTCATTTGCAAGCCTCTGGgaaactttgtttttaaaccgGACCATGCCATAGCTTGCTGTGTGTTCACCTGGGTGTTTGCAGTAATTGCCTCGGCCCCACCGCTTTTCGGATGGAGTAG ATATATTCCAGAAGGCCTGCAATGCTCCTGTGGGCCCGATTGGTACACCGCAAATAATAAGTACAACAACGAATCCTATGTGATGTTCCTCTTTGGCTTCTGCTTTGCTGTCCCCCTTGCTACCATTATCTTCTGCTATGGTCAGCTGCTCATTACAATGAAAATG GCAGCTAAAGCCCAGGCTGAGTCTGCCTCCACTCAGAAAGCAGAGAAGGAAGTGACCAGGATGGTGGTCATCATGGTTTTTGGCTTCCTGGTGTGCTGGCTACCATATGCGAGCTTTTCTCTTTGGGTTGTCTTTAACCGCGGGCAAGTCTTTGACCTGCGAATGGCCACCATACCTTCttgcttttcaaaaagctCCGCAGTCTACAACCCGATCATCTATGTTGTCTTTAACAAGCAG TTCCGGTCATGCATGCTGCAGATGATGGGAATGAGTAGTGGGGATGACGACTCATCATCATCGACAACATCTTCAGTAACCGAAGTCTCCAAAGTTGCACCTGCCTAG
- the hcfc1a gene encoding host cell factor 1a has protein sequence MSEVMSVPGSVVTGTSVSVLQPRWKRVLGWSGPVPRPRHGHRAVAIKELMVVFGGGNEGIVDELHVYNTATNQWFIPAVRGDIPPGCAAYGFVCDGTRLLVFGGMVEYGKYSNDLYELQASRWEWKKLKAKNPKNGPPPCPRLGHSFSLVGNKCYLFGGLANDSEDPKNNIPRYLNDLYILELRAGSSVVAWDIPITYGVLPPPRESHTAVVYTEKTSRKSRLIIYGGMSGCRLGDLWTLDIDTLTWNKPSVSGTAPLPRSLHSATTITNKMYVFGGWVPLVMDDVKVATHEKEWKCTNTLACLNLDSMCWETVLMDTLEDNIPRARAGHCAVAINSRLYVWSGRDGYRKAWNNQVCCKDLWYLETERPHAPARVQLVRANTNSLEVSWGAVSTADTYLLQLQKYDIPATPAAASPVMSSIPSQPITSPKGPSLAAAAPSPQTLSQAAVLKVAAQQSATGASVVTVRPSQPGKSPVTVTSLPPGVRMVVPAQATQGSPIGSSPQMSGMAALAAAAAATQKIPPASGGTVLNVPAGATILKTVAVSPGTTTVKVASPVMVSNPATRMLKTAAAQVGTAGTSSPTTTTRPIITVHKSGAVTVAQQAQVVTTVMGGVTKTIALVKSPLTMGSGGTLISNLGKMMSVVQTKPVQTSAVTGQASTNPLTQILQAKGPLPAGTILKLVTSADGKPATIITTSQAGGAGNKPTILNISGVSNASKQGPTIIKTIPMSAIMTQPGATGVTSSTGMKTPITILTTKVMTTGTPGKIITAVPKLGTAAGQQGLTQVVLKGAPGQPGTILRTVPMSTVGGVRLVTPVTVSAVKPTVTTLVVKGTTGVTSLGTVTGTVSTSLAGNTVDTTNASLVTPITTLGTIATLSNQVISSPAITVSAAQTTLASAATLPASTITVQNQPTQVTLITTPSGVEAQPVQDLPVSILASPTSEQPSSSEAGAAGDGSGTVTLVCSNPPCETHETGTTNTATTSSATMGVEQVCSNPPCETHETGTTATATTSSAPMGAGKVCSNPPCETHETGTTNTATTASSNMPALLMCSNPPCETHETGTTNTATTASASMGGGIPQVCSNPPCETHVTGTTNTSTQASSNMSESQTTGTVQRVCSNPPCETHETGTTNTPSTATSNMGGDQTSSATNAVQRVCSNPPCETHETGTTNTATTATSSLETGEGTAAQQTDEVTEGTSSTEEASSTAAPVNTTQGRAITTVTQSTPAPGPSVPSIASITEGVSAEASSTEEPMQTEATASAEDAPAEEGATPMETQAEGDAAAVATATTLNLPSELMSEGQGATLMVTGLSDEELAVTAAAEAAAQAAATEEAQALAIQAVLQAAQQAVMNESDAAGEGQQTTTIPIMLTQQDLAALVQQQQQLQEAQAAAQQGAVDTSMPTEGLAPADSLNDPSVESNGHSEMAAAVTSAVAALLPRTTAETLAPSSTFAPVVSVTSPAKLQAAAALAEVANGIEGEKQAPQPTPVKPAVKKENQWFDVGIVKVTNMVVTHFYVPADDSQGDDDSGVIPDYGQMKKMELQPGTAYKFRVAGINACGRGAFSEISAFKTCLPGFPGAPCAIKISKSPDGAHLTWEPPSVTSGKIIEYSVYLAIQSNQTAEAKASTPAQLAFMRVYCGPNPSCLVQSSSLSNAHIDYTTKPAIIFRIAARNEKGYGPATQVRWLQESGKDGASAKPAAKRPGTSPDTKTTGPKKARTDQ, from the exons ATGTCAG AAGTCATGTCTGTCCCTGGTTCCGTGGTGACTGGGACCTCGGTGTCGGTTCTGCAACCGCGGTGGAAACGGGTCCTCGGATGGTCGGGTCCTGTACCCCGGCCCAGACATGGACACAGAGCCGTGGCGATCAAGGAGCTGATGGTTGTTTTTGGCGGAGGAAACGAGGGGATAGTGGATGAATTACATGTCTACAATACCG CTACCAACCAGTGGTTTATCCCTGCTGTCCGTGGTGACATTCCACCTGGCTGTGCTGCATATGGATTTGTCTGTGATGGCACAAGATTACTGGTGTTTGGTGGTATGGTGGAATATGGAAAGTACAGCAATGATCTCTACGAACTACAG GCCAGCCGATGGGAGTGGAaaaaactgaaagcaaaaaaccccaaaaatggCCCTCCTCCCTGTCCACGTCTTGGTCACAGTTTTTCCCTGGTGGGAAACAAATGTTACTTATTTGGTGGACTTGCCAATGACAGTGAGGacccaaaaaacaacattccCAG ATACCTGAATGATTTGTACATACTCGAGCTTCGTGCTGGGTCCAGCGTCGTTGCGTGGGATATTCCAATCACATATGGAGTCCTGCCTCCTCCTCGCGAGAGCCACACTGCAGTGGTTTACACAGAAAAGACAAGTAGAAAATCTCGACTGATAATCTACGGGGGAATGAGTGGATGTCGCCTTGGAGATCTGTGGACTCTTGACATTG ATACCCTAACATGGAACAAACCATCAGTGAGCGGCACAGCACCTCTTCCTAGGAGTCTGCACTCTGCCACAACCATCACAAATAA GATGTACGTTTTTGGCGGATGGGTTCCTTTGGTAATGGATGATGTCAAAGTGGCCACACATGAGAAAGAGTGGAAATGCACAAACACCCTCGCCTGCTTGAATCTCG attCTATGTGCTGGGAGACAGTATTGATGGACACCCTTGAAGACAACATTCCCAGGGCCCGTGCTGGCCACTGTGCTGTGGCTATCAATTCCAGACTCTATGTTTGGAGCGGCCGGGATGGATACCGTAAAGCATGGAACAaccaagtttgttgtaaagaCCTCTGGTATCTAGAAACCG AGCGGCCGCATGCCCCTGCTCGGGTGCAGTTGGTTCGTGCCAATACCAACTCCCTCGAAGTGAGCTGGGGTGCAGTTTCCACTGCAGACACATACTTGTTGCAGCTGCAGAAATACGACATCCCCGCAACACCAGCTGCGGCCTCGCCGGTCATGAGCTCAATCCCCTCGCAACCCATCACCTCTCCTAAAGGTCCCTCTCTGGCTGCTGCCGCACCCTCTCCACAGACTCTGTCGCAAGCCG ctGTGTTGAAGGTTGCTGCCCAGCAATCTGCGACAGGCGCATCTGTCGTTACAGTCCGCCCAAGCCAGCCTGGGAAATCTCCCGTCACTGTGACCTCCCTTCCTCCTGGTGTCAGAATGGTTGTGCCTGCCCAGGCCACCCAAGGCTCG CCAATTGGAAGTAGCCCTCAGATGAGCGGCATGGCAGCATTAGCTGCTGCAGCCGCAGCAACACAGAAGATTCCGCCGGCATCTGGTGGAACAGTACTCAATGTTCCTGCAGGTGCCACAATTCTCAAAACAGTCGCTGTTTCCCCTGGCACCACCACAGTAAAAGTTGCTTCCCCAGTCATG GTCAGCAACCCTGCCACGCGCATGCTGAAGACTGCTGCAGCTCAAGTGGGCACAGCCGGTACATCCTCCCCCACCACTACCACCAGGCCCATCATCACTGTGCACAAGTCTGGTGCAGTCACTGTGGCTCAGCAGGCCCAGGTGGTGACCACTGTGATGGGAGGAGTTACCAAGACCATCGCCTTGGTCAAGAGTCCTCTCACCATGGGCAGCGGTGGCACTCTG ATCTCCAACCTTGGAAAGATGATGTCTGTGGTTCAAACCAAACCAGTGCAGACATCAGCAGTCACAGGCCAGGCTTCCACCAACCCTCTCACTCAAATACTTCAG GCAAAGGGTCCTCTGCCAGCCGGCACCATTCTGAAGTTGGTGACCTCTGCGGATGGGAAGCCTGCCACGATCATCACCACCTCCCAGGCCGGAGGCGCTGGAAACAAGCCCACGATTCTTAACATCAGTGGCGTATCAAATGCCTCTAAACAGGGCCCTACTATTATTAAAACCATCCCCATGTCAGCCATTATGACCCAACCAGGAGCAACAG GTGTAACAAGCAGTACTGGAATGAAGACCCCCATTACAATCCTTACAACTAAGGTGATGACCACTGGAACACCTGGCAAAATTATCACTGCAGTACCCAAGCTCGGAACGGCAGCTGGCCAACAAGGATTGACACAG GTGGTTTTGAAGGGCGCGCCAGGACAGCCAGGGACAATTTTGCGCACTGTACCCATGAGCACAGTTGGCGGCGTTCGACTTGTTACGCCAGTGACCGTGTCTGCTGTTAAACCCACTGTCACAACCCTGGTTGTCAAGGGAACAACTG gTGTGACCTCCCTTGGCACAGTGACTGGTACAGTCTCCACAAGCTTGGCCGGCAACACTGTGGACACTACCAACGCATCTCTGGTTACGCCCATCACCACATTGGGCACCATTGCTACCCTGTCCAATCAGGTCATCAGTTCACCTGCGATAACTGTGTCTGCCGCCCAGACCACCTTAGCGTCGGCAGCCACACTGCCCGCGTCCACCATCACAGTGCAG AACCAGCCCACTCAGGTCACTCTGATCACAACTCCCAGTGGCGTTGAAGCCCAGCCAGTGCAGGATCTGCCAGTGTCGATCCTGGCGTCACCCACTTCTGAGCAGCCCAGCTCTTCTGAGGCTGGAGCTGCTGGCGATGGGTCTGGGACCGTAACATTGGTCTGCTCTAACCCGCCATGTGAGACGCATGAAACAGGCACGACTAACACGGCCACAACTTCGTCTGCTACCATGGGCGTAGAGCAAGTTTGCTCCAATCCGCCATGTGAAACGCATGAAACGGGAACCACCGCCACAGCCACCACCTCCTCCGCTCCAATGGGAGCAGGGAAGGTCTGCTCAAACCCTCCTTGCGAGACCCACGAAACGGGAACCACCAACACGGCTACGACGGCCTCATCGAATATGCCTGCTCTCCTCATGTGCTCCAACCCGCCATGCGAGACCCATGAAACGGGCACAACCAACACAGCAACCACAGCATCAGCCAGCATGGGCGGCGGAATTCCGCAGGTGTGCTCCAATCCGCCCTGCGAGACTCATGTGACCGGCACCACCAACACATCCACCCAGGCGTCCTCCAACATGAGCGAAAGCCAGACCACCGGCACAGTGCAGAGGGTTTGCTCTAATCCGCCTTGTGAAACCCACGAGACCGGGACAACCAACACGCCATCGACGGCCACTTCCAACATGGGAGGAGACCAAACCAGCTCAGCAACCAATGCCGTTCAAAGAGTTTGCTCTAACCCACCTTGCGAAACACATGAGACTGGTACCACCAACACCGCCACCACTGCCACCAGCAGTCTTGAGACAGGAGAAGGCACAG CAGCCCAGCAGACAGATGAGGTAACTGAAGGCACCAGCAGCACTGAAGAAGCCTCTTCCACTGCAGCACCTGTTAACACCACCCAGGGCAGGGCCATCACTACTGTCACTCAGTCCACGCCAGCACCTGGGCCATCCGTACCT TCGATCGCATCAATCACAGAGGGGGTGAGCGCCGAAGCCAGCTCCACAGAAGAACCCATGCAGACTGAAGCGACTGCATCAGCAGAAGATGCACCAGCAGAGGAGGGAGCCACTCCGATGGAAACTCAGGCAGAA ggagaCGCAGCAGCCGTAGCCACAGCCACAACCTTGAACCTGCCATCTGAGCTCATGTCTGAGGGCCAGGGGGCCACGCTGATGGTCACAGGGCTATCGGACGAGGAGTTAGCTGTCACAGCTGCGGCAGAGGCCGCTGCTCAGGCAGCGGCAACTGAAGAAGCTCAGGCCCTGGCCATACAAGCCGTCCTCCAGGCTGCACAGCAAGCTGTGATGA ACGAAAGCGATGCAGCCGGAGAAGGCCAGCAAACCACCACCATTCCCATCATGCTGACACAGCAGGACCTTGCGGCGCTggttcagcagcagcagcaacttcAGGAGGCCCAGGCTGCCGCCCAGCAGGGTGCCGTAGACACAAGCATGCCCACCGAGGGTCTCGCTCCTGCTGACAGCCTCAACGACCCCTCGGTGGAGAGCAACGGACACAGCGAGATGGCTGCAGCAGTAACGAGTGCTGTGGCCGCCCTACTGCCACGCACCACCGCTGAGA CACTTGCTCCTTCGAGTACATTTGCACCGGTTGTGTCGGTGACCAGTCCAGCCAAGTTGCAAGCCGCAGCTGCGCTAGCTGAAGTAGCCAATGGCATTGAGGGAGAG AAGCAAGCCCCTCAGCCCACCCCCGTGAAGCCTGCTGTGAAGAAAGAGAACCAATGGTTTGATGTTGGAATTGTCAAAGTGACAAATATGGTTGTCACTCACTTCTACGTGCCAGCAGATGATTCTCAAGGAGAT GACGATTCTGGAGTCATTCCAGACTACGGTCAGATGAAGAAAATGGAGCTTCAGCCCGGGACAGCATACAAGTTCCGCGTTGCTGGCATCAATGCGTGTGGCCGCGGAGCCTTCTCGGAGATATCCGCTTTTAAGACTTGCCTGCCGGGATTCCCAGGCGCACCGTGCGCCATCAAAATCAGCAAG AGCCCCGATGGCGCTCACCTGACCTGGGAGCCGCCCTCTGTGACGTCAGGCAAGATCATTGAGTATTCGGTGTACTTGGCAATCCAGAGCAACCAGACAGCTGAGGCCAAGGCCTCCACCCCGGCCCAGTTGGCGTTTATGCGCGTGTACTGTGGACCCAACCCCTCTTGCCTGGTGCAGTCTTCCAGCCTGTCCAACGCCCACATCGACTACACCACCAAGCCGGCCATCATCTTCCGCATCGCTGCCCGAAACGAGAAGGGCTACGGTCCAGCCACTCAAGTTCGATGGCTGCAGG AATCTGGCAAAGACGGTGCCTCTGCAAAACCGGCGGCCAAAAGACCGGGCACCTCTCCTGATAC TAAGACTACTggtccaaagaaagcaaggaCGGACCAGTGA
- the gata1a gene encoding GATA binding protein 1a — translation MEESSEPSHWVSSSLLGSDTLAAFSSESGLLPPGEDGDAFFSSQDADYTNLSSFFSSPSQNRTPSTYRNGSVRQAFTSPSLLSNLQLLDGPTAHSLGSAYNPPDSTWSGSHLSKSTFPTSLYMGLSSSLTPSRDGYSSPLRESPQPQEALKAERMSPLEGPTSCNGFLNLTPAVGGMYTPTSHSHTHVLSSYGPYMTGPQDYAAANYYSSPGTWISPAYSPKLRNKLRISTPEARECVNCGATATPLWRRDGTGHYLCNACGLYHKMNGQNRPLIRPKKRLIVSKRAGTQCANCQTSTTTLWRRNANGEPVCNACGLYFKLHNVNRPLTMKKDGIQTRNRKVSNKNKKGKKAAMLETFADAAPSLSAEDNGGPFALGHATLLTYSPAPHLIPGPSPLHASAPLAYPHHRNLGMMPTLV, via the exons ATGGAGGAGTCTTCAGAGCCATCTCACTGGGTGTCTTCATCGCTGCTGGGCTCAGATACTCTGGCGGCCTTCTCTTCTGAATCCGGTCTTCTGCCTCCAGGAGAGGACGGAGATGCCTTCTTCTCCAGCCAGGACGCAGACTACACCAACCTgtcctccttcttctccagCCCGAGTCAGAATCGAACACCGTCCACCTATAGGAACGGCTCTG TGCGCCAAGCGTTCACCTCACCGAGTCTCCTCAGCAACCTCCAGCTGCTGGACGGGCCGACCGCTCACTCCCTGGGCTCGGCCTACAATCCTCCCGACAGCACCTGGAGCGGCAGCCATCTGAGCAAAAGCACATTCCCCACCTCTTTGTACATGGGGCTCTCCTCCTCTCTCACCCCTTCCAGGGATGGCTACTCGTCCCCACTTCGAGAAAGTCCTCAACCTCAGGAGGCCCTCAAGGCCGAGCGTATGAGTCCACTTGAGGGGCCGACGTCCTGCAACGGGTTTCTAAATCTGACCCCTGCGGTCGGGGGCATGTATACGCCGACATCCCACTCGCACACGCACGTGCTAAGCTCTTACGGTCCATACATGACGGGCCCTCAGGACTACGCCGCGGCCAACTACTACAGCAGCCCCGGTACCTGGATAAGCCCCGCCTACTCTCCAAAACTTCGCAACAAATTGAGAATATCCACACCAG AGGCCAGAGAGTGTGTTAACTGCGGAGCCACGGCAACCCCACTTTGGCGCCGGGATGGAACAGGCCACTACCTGTGCAATGCCTGCGGACTCTACCATAAGATGAACGGCCAGAACAGACCTCTGATCCGACCCAAGAAGAGATTG ATCGTCAGCAAGCGTGCAGGCACACAATGTGCCAACTGTCAGACAAGCACGACAACACTGTGGAGACGCAACGCAAACGGGGAGCCCGTGTGTAACGCTTGTGGCCTCTATTTTAAACTCCACAAT GTCAACAGGCCCCTCACGATGAAGAAAGACGGCATTCAGACTCGCAACAGGAAAGTGTccaacaagaacaaaaaaggtAAAAAGGCAGCCATGTTGGAGACGTTCGCTGATGCCGCCCCGTCGCTTTCCGCCGAGGACAACGGCGGGCCCTTTGCCCTCGGCCATGCGACTCTCCTGACTTACAGCCCCGCACCTCACCTCATTCCCGGCCCATCGCCTCTGCACGCTTCGGCTCCCTTAGCATACCCGCACCACCGCAACCTGGGCATGATGCCCACGTTAGTTTGA